In Agromyces sp. Leaf222, the genomic window CAGTCGGGGCAGTGGATGATCGGGATGGGCGTGCCCCAGTAGCGCTGGCGCGAGATGAGCCAGTCGCGGAGGCGGTAGTTCTTGGCCGCGCGGCCGAGACCGCGCTGCTCGAGCAGGTCGACGACCCGGCGGATCGCGTTCGACTTGGAGAGCCCGTCGAGCGGCCCGGAGTTGATGAGCCGGCCCTCGCCGGTCAGCGCCTCGCCCGTCTCGGCCGGGTTCAGCGGCGGCAGGTCGTCCGGCAGGTAGGGAACGCCGTTCTCATCGAGCGGGATCACGGGGATCACGCCCGTGACGGGCTGGTTCGTGTCGACGACGACGCGCACGGGCAGGTCGAAGGCGCGCGCGAAGTCGAGGTCGCGCTGGTCGTGCGCGGGCACGGCCATGATCGCGCCGTGGCCGTAGTCGGCCAGCACGTAGTCGGCCGCCCAGATCGGCAGGCGCTCGCCGTTGACCGGGTTGATCGCGTGGCGCTCGAGGAACACGCCAGACTTGGGGCGGTCGGTCGAGAGGCGGTCGATGTCGCTCTCGGTGCGCACCGAGGCGAGGTAGCCCTCGAAGCGTGCCTTGACCTCGTCGGATGCCCCGGCGGCGAGCTCTGCGGCGAGCTCGGAGTCGGGCGCGACGACCATGAAGGTCGCGCCGAAGAGCGTGTCGGGTCGCGTCGTGAAGACGGGGATGCGCTCCTCGCGGCCCTCGATCTCGAACTCGACGTCGGCGCCGGCCGAGCGGCCGATCCAGTTGCGCTGCATCGAGATGACCTTCGACGGCCATGCACCCTCGAGCTGGTTCAGATCGTCGAGCAGGCGGTCGGCGTAGTCGGTGACGCGGAAGTACCACTGCGTGAGGGCCTTCTTCGTGACCACGGCCCCGCAGCGCTCGCAGTGCCCGTCGATGACCTGCTCGTTCGCGAGCACCGTCTGGTCGTTGGGGCACCAGTTGACCTGTCCGGCCTTGCGGTAGGCGATGCCCTTCTCGTAGAGCTTCAGGAACAGCCACTGGTTCCAGCGGTAGTACTCGGGGTCGCTCGTGTGCAGTTCGCGCGACCAGTCGAACGACGGCGCGTACTGGCGGAACGAGCGCTTCTGCTGCTCGATGTTCTCGTAGGTCCAGGCACGGGGGTCGACGCCCCGCTTGATCGCGGCGTTCTCGGCGGGCAGGCCGAACGAGTCCCAGCCGATCGGATGCAGCACGTCGAAGCCCTGGTGGCGCCAGTAGCGCGCGACGGTGTCGCCGTAGCCGAATGCCTCGGCGTGGCCCATGTGCAGGTCGCCGGAGGGGTACGGGAACATGTCGAGGATGTACTTGCGCGGCTTCGTGTCACCGGGGCGGCCCGCCGCGAACGGCTTCGCCTCGTCCCACACCGGAAGCCACTTCGCCTGGATGGCGGCGAAGTCGTATGCGCCGGGGTCGACCTGGTCGTGATCGTGTGCCACGTGACTCTCAATCGTGTCGATGCGGTTGGCCCGCACTGCTCAGGGCACGCCAGACGTCGACGCACCGAGCATCCAGCCTACTCACTCGGGCTGGGCGGTGGCCGCGCCGAGGACCGAGAGCAGTGCGCGGGCCTTGACGCGGGTCTCCTCGACCTCCTCGGAGGCGACGGAGAGCGCGGTGATGCCGCCGCCGGTGCCGATCGAGGCACCGGTCGGGCCGAGCACGATCGACCTGATGACCATCGC contains:
- the leuS gene encoding leucine--tRNA ligase, whose protein sequence is MAHDHDQVDPGAYDFAAIQAKWLPVWDEAKPFAAGRPGDTKPRKYILDMFPYPSGDLHMGHAEAFGYGDTVARYWRHQGFDVLHPIGWDSFGLPAENAAIKRGVDPRAWTYENIEQQKRSFRQYAPSFDWSRELHTSDPEYYRWNQWLFLKLYEKGIAYRKAGQVNWCPNDQTVLANEQVIDGHCERCGAVVTKKALTQWYFRVTDYADRLLDDLNQLEGAWPSKVISMQRNWIGRSAGADVEFEIEGREERIPVFTTRPDTLFGATFMVVAPDSELAAELAAGASDEVKARFEGYLASVRTESDIDRLSTDRPKSGVFLERHAINPVNGERLPIWAADYVLADYGHGAIMAVPAHDQRDLDFARAFDLPVRVVVDTNQPVTGVIPVIPLDENGVPYLPDDLPPLNPAETGEALTGEGRLINSGPLDGLSKSNAIRRVVDLLEQRGLGRAAKNYRLRDWLISRQRYWGTPIPIIHCPDCGEVPVPDSDLPVRLPDAAGLDLKPKGSSPLGAAEEWVNVSCPNCGGAARRDSDTMDTFVDSSWYYLRYLNPTDEGMAFDPAEAEKWAPVDQYVGGVEHAILHLLYSRFITKVLFDEGYLSFTEPFTSLLNQGMVIMDGTKMSKSKGNLVEFASELGAHGADALRVTLAFAGPPEDDIDWADVSPVGAAKFLARAWRISGEVTSSPDVEWKTGDVALRRITHRLLADAPGLVEAFKFNVVVARLMELVNATRKTIDSGAGAGDAAVRESAEVTAMILDLFAPYTAEDMWERLGYQPTVALVPWRKADPALLVEESVTAIVQVNGKVRDRIEVSPKISGDELEALARASAAVVRTIGDREIVNVIVRAPRLVNIAIKG